One Halosegnis longus DNA window includes the following coding sequences:
- a CDS encoding ATP-dependent DNA helicase, with the protein MARPDDEATVTRDDWRDIFGHDEPYSEQEDGIDAAVSVARDSGFLSLEGACGTGKTMLALTAGIHLTRDPDSDYERVVVLTSVKQQLRQFETDLRTLNENLPADYDPVTAMTLVGKADVCPYNIESRAGIDDTNVYDRCEGLRDRTRGLTDETTAGSLASRARSQQVGLADSGTDTPAQFMEVLGEPTPYPPDTVETDGGVEYCPFYAQYLDDLPEEGDPAEAVPFDFTDEGLIERDDLVRLSASHGTCPHSMMGAILGHAEVVIGNYYHAFDPTTVGSFTGALLDDSTFVVCDEAHMLEPRVRDLVSERVGDATLRDAESELARVLQPLTLDGKQGERTTAGLSEARDLIRAELEESDVSVDELATLREFIRDLREEIADRVESHLDAEHRGWRADPTDLPDEEIPLRDPEQPGVDAITEWAESEGYTDAVWSRAETVGAVVGRILDEAEDEDARRAAPGAGRVLGAWYRNDHTDHFREIELDRTYADADATNGWRGVYNAALAVHNCVPGDAIAERLGEFGGGVLMSATLAPLDVFEEVSGLADLAADGRPVEQREYGLSFPEANRASFAVDVPKFTHDNRGSPPATAPADAGAEPQNETRRAYANALREVAQSPGNVLVGMPSYAEAEWAAGVLDSLDKEVLIDESSGDDATERLKAEFFRGEGKVLVTSLRGTLTEGVDYRGDRLAAAVVCGVPIVNTASPRTRAVRTAYDREFGDGFETALTVPAVRKARQAIGRVIRGPEEVGVRVLLDARYARDSWDSVREYLGPEREEFQPVSPDMLSFGLEQFWGE; encoded by the coding sequence GTGGCCAGACCAGACGACGAGGCGACCGTGACGCGCGACGACTGGCGGGACATCTTCGGCCACGACGAGCCGTACTCCGAACAGGAAGACGGCATCGACGCCGCCGTTAGCGTCGCCCGCGATTCAGGCTTCCTCTCGCTGGAAGGGGCCTGCGGCACGGGCAAGACGATGCTCGCCCTCACCGCCGGCATCCACCTCACCCGCGACCCCGACTCCGACTACGAGCGCGTCGTCGTCCTCACGAGCGTCAAACAGCAGCTACGGCAGTTCGAAACCGACCTCCGGACGCTCAACGAGAATCTGCCCGCCGACTACGACCCCGTCACCGCGATGACGCTCGTCGGCAAGGCCGACGTGTGCCCGTACAACATCGAATCGCGGGCGGGTATCGACGATACGAACGTCTACGACCGGTGTGAGGGGCTGCGCGACCGCACCCGCGGGCTGACTGACGAGACGACAGCCGGCTCGCTCGCCAGCCGCGCCCGGAGCCAGCAGGTCGGGCTCGCGGACTCCGGTACCGACACGCCCGCGCAGTTCATGGAGGTGCTCGGCGAGCCGACGCCGTATCCCCCCGACACGGTCGAGACCGACGGCGGCGTGGAGTACTGTCCCTTCTACGCCCAGTATCTCGACGACCTGCCCGAGGAGGGTGACCCCGCCGAGGCCGTCCCGTTCGACTTCACCGACGAGGGACTCATCGAGCGCGACGACCTCGTGCGTCTCTCCGCGAGCCACGGCACCTGTCCCCACTCGATGATGGGCGCAATCTTGGGACACGCGGAGGTCGTCATCGGCAACTACTACCACGCCTTCGACCCGACGACGGTCGGTTCCTTCACGGGCGCGCTCTTAGACGACTCGACGTTCGTCGTCTGCGACGAGGCGCACATGCTCGAACCCCGCGTCCGGGACTTGGTCTCCGAGCGCGTCGGCGACGCCACCCTGCGCGACGCCGAGAGCGAACTCGCGCGCGTCCTCCAGCCGCTCACCCTCGACGGAAAGCAGGGTGAACGCACGACGGCCGGGCTGTCGGAGGCGCGTGACCTGATTCGCGCCGAACTCGAAGAGAGCGACGTGTCCGTCGACGAACTCGCGACCCTCCGTGAGTTCATCCGCGACCTTCGCGAGGAAATCGCCGACCGCGTCGAGTCGCATCTCGACGCCGAACACCGCGGCTGGCGCGCGGACCCGACCGACCTCCCCGACGAGGAGATTCCCCTCCGTGACCCCGAACAGCCCGGCGTGGACGCCATCACGGAGTGGGCCGAGTCCGAGGGCTACACCGACGCCGTCTGGTCGCGCGCCGAAACGGTCGGGGCGGTCGTCGGGCGCATCCTCGACGAGGCCGAAGACGAGGACGCCCGCCGCGCCGCTCCGGGTGCGGGCCGGGTGCTCGGCGCGTGGTACCGCAACGACCACACCGACCACTTCCGGGAAATCGAACTCGACCGTACGTACGCCGACGCCGACGCGACCAACGGCTGGCGGGGTGTCTACAACGCCGCGCTCGCCGTCCACAACTGCGTCCCCGGCGACGCCATCGCCGAGCGACTCGGCGAGTTCGGCGGCGGCGTCCTGATGAGCGCGACCCTCGCCCCGCTCGACGTGTTCGAGGAGGTGTCCGGACTCGCCGACCTCGCAGCGGACGGCCGACCCGTCGAACAGCGGGAGTACGGACTGAGCTTCCCCGAAGCAAATCGCGCCTCCTTCGCCGTCGACGTGCCGAAGTTCACCCACGACAACCGCGGCTCTCCGCCGGCGACCGCGCCGGCAGACGCGGGAGCGGAGCCACAGAACGAGACGCGCCGCGCGTACGCGAACGCGCTCCGCGAGGTGGCACAGTCGCCGGGCAACGTCCTCGTCGGGATGCCCTCATACGCCGAGGCTGAGTGGGCCGCCGGCGTGCTCGACTCCCTCGACAAGGAGGTGCTCATCGACGAGTCCAGCGGCGACGACGCCACCGAACGGCTCAAGGCCGAGTTCTTCCGCGGCGAGGGGAAGGTGCTCGTCACCTCGCTGCGGGGAACGTTGACCGAAGGAGTCGATTATCGCGGCGACCGACTCGCCGCCGCCGTCGTCTGTGGGGTCCCAATCGTGAACACGGCGTCGCCGCGGACGCGCGCGGTGCGGACGGCCTACGACCGCGAGTTCGGCGACGGGTTCGAGACGGCGCTGACGGTGCCGGCGGTCCGGAAGGCGCGACAGGCAATCGGACGAGTGATTCGCGGTCCCGAGGAGGTGGGCGTGCGCGTCCTGCTCGACGCGCGGTACGCCCGCGACTCGTGGGACTCGGTCCGGGAGTATCTCGGCCCCGAGCGCGAGGAGTTCCAGCCGGTCTCGCCGGATATGCTCTCGTTCGGCCTCGAACAGTTCTGGGGTGAGTGA
- a CDS encoding tryptophan--tRNA ligase yields the protein MPDGGSAAGADDVTLDPWGSASVDDYRKLFEQFGIEEFDDVLPQVPNPHYLMRRGVVFGHRDYGPIADAMANDDPFAVLSGWMPTGDPHIGHKLMIEEIIYHQQQGGDAYALVADLEANSARGLSWAEIDRHTEEYLLSLLALGFDPEDGEIYRQSGNERLQNLAFELGAEANFSEMQALYGFDGETNISHMQSVVTQMADILYPQLDEPKPTVIPVGPDQDPHMRFARDLADRTRYFGVTEAYASFEADPAERVLIRAAYDAIEDDDIRCEDAADYLREHHADEAGTSVLPKLDNAGKEPIRPRVRFLNRNATDEAFEALIEAIDGEKRVFEGHIDTFDLDADAAEELAREVELDHGGYGFIAPSSIYNRFMTGLTGGKMSSSIPASHISLLDDPEDGYEKVKSATTGGRTSAEKQRELGGKADECPVYELYTYLLAGEDDEFATEVYEECVGGERLCGGCKEQAAELMAEFLEEHQEKREEMRPVLEELDIDVESPRRR from the coding sequence ATGCCCGACGGCGGGAGTGCAGCCGGTGCCGACGACGTGACCCTCGATCCGTGGGGGTCCGCGAGCGTCGACGACTACCGAAAGCTGTTCGAGCAGTTCGGCATCGAGGAGTTCGACGACGTGCTCCCGCAGGTGCCCAACCCCCACTACCTGATGCGCCGGGGCGTCGTCTTCGGCCACCGCGACTACGGCCCGATTGCCGACGCGATGGCCAACGACGACCCCTTCGCCGTCCTCTCGGGGTGGATGCCCACCGGCGACCCACACATCGGTCACAAGCTGATGATCGAGGAGATCATCTACCACCAACAGCAGGGCGGCGACGCCTACGCGCTGGTGGCCGACCTCGAAGCCAATTCCGCCCGCGGGCTCTCGTGGGCGGAAATCGACCGCCACACCGAGGAGTATCTGCTCTCGCTGCTCGCGCTCGGCTTCGACCCCGAGGACGGCGAGATTTATCGACAGTCGGGCAACGAGCGGCTCCAGAACCTCGCCTTCGAGTTGGGTGCGGAAGCGAACTTCTCGGAGATGCAGGCGCTGTACGGCTTCGACGGCGAGACCAACATCTCACACATGCAGTCGGTCGTCACCCAGATGGCCGACATCCTCTACCCGCAACTCGACGAGCCGAAGCCGACCGTCATCCCGGTCGGCCCGGACCAGGACCCCCACATGCGGTTTGCGCGCGACCTCGCGGACCGGACCCGCTACTTCGGCGTGACGGAGGCGTACGCCAGCTTCGAGGCCGACCCCGCAGAGCGCGTGCTCATCCGCGCGGCCTACGACGCCATCGAGGACGACGATATCCGGTGTGAGGACGCCGCCGACTATCTCCGCGAACACCACGCCGACGAGGCCGGCACGAGCGTCCTCCCCAAACTCGACAACGCGGGCAAGGAGCCGATTCGCCCCCGCGTCCGGTTCCTCAATCGCAACGCCACCGACGAGGCCTTCGAGGCGCTCATCGAGGCCATCGACGGGGAGAAACGCGTCTTCGAGGGCCATATCGACACCTTCGACCTCGACGCCGACGCCGCCGAGGAGCTCGCCCGCGAGGTGGAACTCGACCACGGCGGCTACGGCTTCATCGCCCCCTCCTCGATTTACAATCGGTTCATGACCGGGCTGACCGGCGGGAAGATGTCCTCCTCGATTCCGGCCTCCCACATCAGCCTGCTCGACGACCCGGAGGACGGCTACGAGAAGGTGAAATCCGCGACGACGGGCGGGCGCACCAGCGCCGAAAAGCAGCGTGAACTCGGCGGAAAAGCCGACGAGTGTCCCGTCTACGAGCTGTACACCTACCTGCTGGCCGGCGAGGACGACGAGTTCGCGACGGAGGTGTACGAGGAGTGTGTCGGCGGCGAGCGGCTCTGTGGCGGCTGCAAGGAGCAGGCCGCCGAACTCATGGCCGAGTTCTTAGAAGAGCACCAGGAGAAGCGCGAGGAGATGCGGCCCGTGCTCGAGGAGCTGGACATCGACGTCGAATCGCCGCGGCGACGGTGA
- the endA gene encoding tRNA-intron lyase: protein MQAHVEGDTVQVGHAGREQFYDARGYGHPVDGELHLSRVEAAHLLFRGDLDAVEGMGFREFFEAEGGLASRFLVYKDLRDRGFYLTPARDGWADDADGIDFVVYPRGKGPWDDAVEYRVRVVAERETVPAADLGDVVLAVVDEESELTYLETSVPEVSGTATDHTEHGIEAALLDDRVAVWEPPEWLYAQGFYGQPLDDDRTAIQLSLVEAAYLAEQGVLSFPGGREAVLELGRETEGDRFDRRLTVYTALRARGIVPKTGFKFGADFRTYADVSSVDDLGHSERLVRVLPDGHTFAPRDLSLDVRLAHGVRKEMVFALTDGTSHGSDVDPNGEVAWLSVQRLTP, encoded by the coding sequence ATGCAGGCACACGTCGAGGGCGATACGGTGCAGGTCGGCCACGCCGGCCGCGAGCAGTTCTACGACGCTCGCGGCTACGGCCACCCTGTCGACGGTGAACTCCACCTCTCGCGCGTCGAAGCCGCCCACCTCCTCTTTCGCGGCGACCTCGACGCCGTCGAGGGGATGGGGTTTCGGGAGTTCTTCGAGGCCGAGGGCGGTCTCGCCTCCCGGTTTCTCGTCTACAAGGACCTCCGCGACCGCGGCTTCTATCTCACGCCCGCCCGCGACGGCTGGGCCGACGACGCCGACGGCATCGACTTCGTCGTCTACCCCCGGGGCAAGGGACCGTGGGACGACGCCGTCGAGTACCGCGTCCGCGTCGTCGCCGAGCGCGAGACCGTCCCCGCCGCCGACCTCGGCGACGTGGTGCTCGCGGTCGTCGACGAGGAGTCCGAGCTGACGTATCTGGAGACGAGCGTGCCGGAAGTGTCCGGTACCGCGACCGACCACACCGAACACGGCATCGAGGCCGCGCTCCTCGACGACCGCGTCGCCGTCTGGGAACCTCCGGAGTGGCTCTACGCGCAGGGCTTCTACGGGCAGCCGCTGGACGACGACCGCACCGCCATCCAGCTCTCGCTCGTCGAGGCCGCGTACCTCGCAGAGCAGGGCGTCCTCTCGTTTCCGGGCGGACGCGAGGCCGTCCTCGAACTGGGACGCGAGACGGAAGGCGACCGCTTCGACCGCCGGCTCACCGTCTACACCGCGCTCCGTGCCCGCGGTATCGTCCCCAAGACGGGATTCAAGTTCGGCGCGGATTTCCGCACCTACGCGGACGTCTCGTCCGTCGACGACCTCGGGCACTCCGAGCGGCTCGTCCGCGTGCTCCCGGACGGACACACCTTCGCCCCCCGCGACCTCTCGCTTGACGTGCGACTCGCCCACGGCGTCCGCAAGGAGATGGTGTTCGCCCTCACCGACGGCACCAGCCACGGCTCCGACGTGGACCCCAACGGCGAGGTGGCGTGGCTCTCGGTCCAGCGGCTCACGCCCTGA
- a CDS encoding topoisomerase DNA-binding C4 zinc finger domain-containing protein, with protein sequence MHAHLLAGDCTTTFDGNRSYEKRGRVVCLRKPDDTLLVHDAAGYRPVAWLTRPDTSMAVGSPPTVEARDGDDRLRVTFHETSVDVRIPVSPAGEAAGPCPDCTGALVERSGRLACTDCDREHALPAGATVLDDACACGLPRIEVTRGVTVEVCADRACEPLDAAIEAELDGQFDCPDCGRDMRVVRAGGLLLGCDGYPDCDVSVPLPNEVCDGVCDCGLPTVDGRCLDAACASP encoded by the coding sequence ATGCACGCACACCTGCTGGCCGGCGACTGCACGACGACGTTCGACGGCAACCGCTCCTACGAGAAGCGCGGCCGCGTCGTCTGTCTGCGCAAGCCCGACGACACCCTTCTCGTCCACGACGCCGCGGGGTACCGCCCCGTCGCGTGGCTCACCCGTCCGGACACCTCGATGGCGGTCGGCTCCCCGCCGACGGTCGAGGCTCGCGACGGCGACGACCGCCTGCGCGTCACCTTCCACGAGACCAGCGTCGACGTGCGGATTCCCGTCTCGCCCGCCGGGGAGGCCGCCGGCCCGTGTCCCGACTGCACCGGCGCGCTGGTCGAGCGCTCTGGGCGGCTCGCGTGCACGGACTGCGACCGCGAGCACGCCCTACCTGCGGGCGCGACCGTCCTCGATGACGCCTGCGCGTGTGGGCTACCGCGTATCGAGGTGACGCGGGGCGTCACCGTCGAGGTGTGTGCCGACCGCGCCTGCGAGCCACTCGACGCCGCAATCGAGGCGGAACTCGACGGACAGTTCGACTGTCCCGACTGCGGGCGAGACATGCGCGTCGTTCGGGCGGGCGGACTCCTGCTCGGGTGTGACGGCTACCCCGACTGTGACGTGTCGGTCCCGCTCCCGAACGAGGTGTGTGACGGCGTCTGCGACTGCGGGCTGCCGACCGTCGACGGTCGGTGTCTCGACGCCGCATGCGCGTCTCCGTAG
- a CDS encoding GIY-YIG nuclease family protein: MTTPHYVYVIECADGSFYTGYTTDVQRRVAEHDAGEGSKYTRGRTPVELRHTEAFDTKGAAMSREYEIKQLSRRQKERLVGDG, encoded by the coding sequence GTGACGACACCACACTACGTCTACGTCATCGAGTGTGCCGACGGGAGCTTCTACACCGGCTACACGACCGACGTACAGCGGCGGGTCGCCGAACACGACGCCGGCGAGGGGAGCAAGTACACCCGCGGGCGCACGCCGGTCGAACTCCGCCACACCGAGGCGTTCGACACCAAGGGCGCGGCCATGTCCCGCGAGTACGAAATCAAACAGCTCTCGCGCCGCCAGAAGGAGCGGCTCGTCGGCGACGGTTGA
- a CDS encoding DUF7563 family protein produces MPTCDHCDAHVSERFARVFTDDNGALRACPNCSANAGIAEVSQERAFQSQI; encoded by the coding sequence ATGCCAACGTGTGACCACTGTGACGCGCACGTCTCGGAGCGATTCGCCCGCGTCTTCACCGACGACAACGGCGCGCTCCGCGCCTGTCCCAACTGCTCGGCGAACGCAGGCATCGCCGAGGTTTCACAGGAACGTGCGTTTCAGTCGCAAATCTGA
- the larB gene encoding nickel pincer cofactor biosynthesis protein LarB, protein MRELLERVAAGDCSPAAAESRLRGYATGDGGRFDAARTSRTGIPEGILADGKTTAEIVALALDAVDATGHALVTRLDDETADAIDRAVGDEVPDATVDHDARARTVVVHASDYDPPTLDATVGVVTAGTSDAIPAGETAVVAGEMGATIDRVDDVGVAGIHRLFDQLDRIRESDVLVVAAGREGALPTVTAGLVDAPVIGLPVSNGYGHAGEGEAALDGMLQSCTPLSVVNIDAGFVAGAQAGLIARAIDRARTE, encoded by the coding sequence ATGCGCGAACTCCTCGAACGCGTGGCGGCGGGCGACTGCTCGCCCGCGGCCGCAGAGAGCCGACTGCGCGGCTACGCGACCGGCGACGGCGGTCGCTTCGACGCCGCCCGCACCAGCCGCACCGGCATCCCCGAAGGTATCCTCGCGGACGGGAAGACGACCGCCGAAATCGTCGCGCTCGCGCTCGACGCCGTGGACGCGACGGGCCACGCGCTCGTCACCCGACTCGACGACGAGACGGCCGACGCCATCGACCGCGCGGTCGGCGACGAGGTTCCCGACGCGACCGTCGACCACGACGCCCGCGCCCGGACCGTCGTCGTCCACGCGTCCGACTACGACCCCCCGACCCTCGACGCGACCGTCGGGGTCGTCACCGCGGGCACGTCCGACGCGATTCCCGCCGGCGAGACCGCCGTCGTCGCCGGCGAGATGGGGGCGACCATCGACCGCGTCGACGACGTGGGCGTCGCCGGCATCCACCGGCTGTTCGACCAGCTCGACCGCATTCGCGAGTCGGACGTACTCGTCGTCGCCGCCGGCAGAGAGGGCGCGCTTCCGACGGTCACCGCGGGTCTCGTCGACGCGCCGGTCATCGGACTCCCGGTATCAAACGGCTACGGGCACGCTGGCGAGGGCGAAGCGGCCCTCGACGGGATGTTACAGTCGTGTACCCCGCTGTCCGTCGTCAACATCGATGCGGGATTCGTCGCCGGAGCACAGGCGGGGCTTATCGCTCGTGCAATCGACCGAGCACGAACCGAATGA
- a CDS encoding DUF1931 domain-containing protein, with protein MADLIVKAAVKDELDEMNVASDFYEALDAEVEELLEDAARRADANDRKTVQPRDL; from the coding sequence ATGGCAGACCTAATCGTCAAGGCCGCAGTGAAGGACGAACTCGATGAGATGAACGTCGCCTCCGACTTCTACGAGGCACTCGACGCGGAAGTCGAGGAGCTGCTCGAGGACGCAGCGCGACGCGCCGACGCGAACGACCGGAAGACGGTCCAGCCGCGCGACCTCTGA
- the rpiA gene encoding ribose-5-phosphate isomerase RpiA, with protein sequence MKRTGGSNEAKRRAGEAAADRVTDGEVVGLGTGSTAAHAIRALGRAVDSGLDIRGVPTSFQSRDLAREVGIPLTTLDEATPDVAIDGADEVAGFDLVKGGGAAHAREKYVASAADRLLVVADDSKLTDALAGPVPVEFLPDARAPVAAAIREAGGEPTLRAAERKDGPVVTDNGNLVFDCAFEAIDPEPLAATLSAIPGVVEHGLFVGLADAVFVGRADGVERRAPPLSE encoded by the coding sequence ATGAAACGGACGGGTGGCTCGAACGAGGCGAAACGACGGGCCGGCGAGGCGGCCGCCGACCGCGTGACCGACGGCGAGGTCGTCGGACTCGGCACCGGGAGCACCGCCGCTCACGCGATTCGCGCGCTCGGGCGGGCGGTCGATTCGGGGCTCGACATTCGGGGGGTACCGACCTCGTTCCAGTCGCGCGACCTCGCTCGCGAGGTCGGGATTCCGCTGACGACGCTGGACGAGGCGACGCCCGACGTGGCCATCGACGGGGCCGACGAGGTCGCGGGCTTCGACCTCGTGAAGGGCGGGGGCGCGGCCCACGCCCGCGAGAAATACGTCGCCAGCGCGGCCGACCGCTTGCTCGTCGTCGCCGACGACTCGAAGCTAACCGACGCGCTCGCCGGACCGGTGCCGGTCGAGTTCCTGCCGGACGCGCGCGCGCCGGTCGCGGCGGCGATTCGCGAGGCCGGCGGCGAGCCGACGCTCCGGGCCGCAGAACGCAAGGACGGTCCCGTCGTCACGGACAACGGAAACCTCGTCTTCGACTGCGCGTTCGAGGCCATCGACCCTGAACCGTTGGCCGCGACGCTGTCGGCGATTCCGGGCGTCGTCGAGCACGGGCTGTTCGTCGGGCTGGCCGACGCGGTGTTCGTCGGGCGCGCGGACGGCGTCGAACGGCGAGCGCCGCCGCTGTCGGAGTAG
- a CDS encoding SDR family oxidoreductase, giving the protein MTRTLLLAGVGERIGAGVARRFGAAGWQVALVSRSGAEELADDLDSAVSIRADITDEGEVNRAVAETREAFGSVDCLVCNASGGGGNPIESADAATLERLWQVRTLGTFRLVQACLDDLRDGGTVLVSGTTYASEPAPEQVEWASAAPATRGLSRTLDAAVEGVQVTYVEIATAVRPPDSDFPGAVGSDDLADRYLELAEASGAVPTRVRLDTQ; this is encoded by the coding sequence ATGACGCGGACACTCCTACTTGCTGGCGTGGGCGAGCGAATCGGTGCCGGGGTCGCGCGGCGGTTCGGTGCGGCCGGCTGGCAGGTGGCGCTCGTCTCGCGGTCCGGAGCCGAGGAACTGGCGGACGACCTCGATTCGGCCGTCTCGATTCGGGCCGACATCACCGACGAGGGCGAGGTGAACCGGGCGGTCGCGGAGACGCGGGAGGCGTTCGGAAGCGTCGACTGTCTCGTCTGTAACGCCAGCGGCGGGGGCGGCAACCCCATCGAGTCGGCCGACGCCGCGACGCTCGAACGGCTGTGGCAGGTTCGGACGCTCGGCACCTTCCGCCTCGTGCAGGCGTGTCTGGATGACCTCCGCGACGGCGGGACGGTGCTCGTCTCGGGCACCACCTACGCGAGCGAACCGGCTCCCGAGCAGGTGGAGTGGGCCAGCGCCGCGCCCGCGACCCGCGGATTGTCTCGGACCCTTGACGCCGCAGTCGAGGGAGTGCAGGTGACCTACGTCGAGATTGCGACGGCGGTGCGACCCCCGGACAGCGACTTCCCCGGCGCGGTCGGGAGCGACGACCTCGCCGACCGGTATCTCGAACTCGCGGAGGCGTCGGGCGCGGTCCCGACTCGGGTGCGGCTGGACACCCAGTAG
- the glmM gene encoding phosphoglucosamine mutase encodes MFGTSGIRGPVGETVTAAVALDVGRALGAHLRTRGDPRRVVVGRDPRESGTLLVDALAAGLRETGVDVLDAGVAATPTVARAVGPMDAGAGVVVTASHNPAPDNGIKLWQPSGQAFDADRRDDIERRVTASDWDLEAWDGLGSRTTVEATTAHRERLVEATAPLAEQVVVDLGNGAGGVTVDALTDLGCAVETLNAQPDGSFPGRPSEPTAANCESLATLVRESDATVGVAHDGDADRLRAVAGDGTYLSGDVTLALFAADAASAGDRVAVPVDTSLAVEEYLAERGVGVERTPVGDTYVAAAATAPDVAFGGEPSGAWIWPDETLCPDGPYAACRLVALASERPLAERASEIPTYPIERGSRTVEGKTAVMERVRERLLAAYDESRVSTLDGVRVETDDGWFLLRASGTQPLVRVTAEAREKERAAALFEEASEYVETASGR; translated from the coding sequence ATGTTCGGAACGAGCGGAATTCGCGGGCCGGTCGGGGAGACGGTGACGGCGGCGGTCGCACTCGACGTGGGACGCGCGCTCGGAGCGCACCTCCGGACGCGCGGCGACCCCCGCCGCGTCGTCGTCGGCCGGGACCCCCGAGAGTCGGGCACGCTCCTCGTCGATGCGCTCGCCGCGGGCCTGCGCGAGACGGGCGTCGACGTGCTGGACGCCGGCGTCGCGGCGACCCCGACCGTCGCGCGGGCCGTCGGCCCGATGGACGCCGGCGCAGGTGTCGTCGTCACCGCGAGTCACAACCCCGCACCCGACAACGGCATCAAGCTGTGGCAGCCGTCGGGACAGGCGTTCGACGCCGACCGCAGGGACGACATCGAGCGCCGCGTCACCGCGAGCGACTGGGACCTCGAAGCGTGGGACGGACTCGGCTCGCGGACGACGGTCGAGGCGACGACAGCTCACCGAGAGCGACTGGTCGAAGCGACCGCCCCCCTCGCCGAGCAGGTGGTCGTCGACCTCGGGAACGGGGCCGGCGGCGTCACCGTCGACGCGCTCACCGACCTCGGCTGTGCGGTCGAGACGCTGAACGCCCAGCCGGACGGAAGCTTTCCGGGACGACCCTCCGAGCCGACGGCAGCGAACTGCGAGTCGCTGGCCACGCTCGTCCGCGAGTCGGACGCGACGGTCGGGGTTGCTCACGACGGCGACGCCGACCGGCTGCGCGCCGTGGCTGGCGACGGGACCTACCTCTCGGGCGACGTGACGCTGGCGCTGTTTGCGGCCGACGCCGCGAGCGCGGGCGACCGGGTCGCCGTGCCCGTCGACACGAGTCTCGCCGTCGAGGAGTATCTCGCCGAGCGCGGCGTCGGTGTCGAGCGCACGCCCGTCGGTGACACGTACGTCGCGGCGGCGGCGACAGCCCCGGACGTGGCCTTCGGCGGCGAGCCGTCGGGCGCGTGGATTTGGCCGGACGAGACCCTGTGTCCCGACGGTCCCTACGCGGCCTGTCGGCTGGTCGCGCTGGCAAGCGAGCGTCCGCTCGCCGAGCGCGCGAGCGAGATACCGACCTACCCAATCGAGCGGGGGAGCCGCACGGTCGAGGGGAAGACGGCGGTGATGGAGCGGGTGCGCGAGCGGCTGCTCGCGGCGTACGACGAATCGCGCGTCTCGACGCTCGACGGGGTGCGCGTCGAGACGGACGACGGGTGGTTCCTGCTCCGGGCGAGCGGGACCCAGCCGCTGGTCCGGGTGACGGCCGAGGCCCGCGAGAAAGAGCGGGCCGCGGCGCTGTTCGAGGAAGCGAGCGAGTACGTAGAAACCGCGAGCGGGCGTTAG
- a CDS encoding DUF7563 family protein codes for MPECQNCSSFVTAAYARVFTPNGVDAPRVCPQCEDKIRDGADVRQARSTRRT; via the coding sequence ATGCCGGAATGCCAGAACTGCAGTTCGTTCGTGACGGCAGCGTACGCTCGTGTGTTCACACCGAACGGCGTCGACGCCCCGCGCGTCTGTCCGCAGTGTGAGGACAAGATTCGCGACGGCGCAGACGTGCGGCAGGCCCGCTCGACCCGGCGAACCTAA